Proteins encoded in a region of the Bombiscardovia apis genome:
- the adhE gene encoding bifunctional acetaldehyde-CoA/alcohol dehydrogenase has product MVSAQKKSSTTQSDEQAKVSAEAEVDNLVTRAQSALVEFEKLDQEQVDRIVAKASIAALNKHLVLAKMAVEETGRGLVEDKATKNIFACEHVTNHLSHQRTVGIINENDVDGIIEIAEPVGVVAGVTPVTNPTSTAIFKSLIALKTRCPIVFGFHPFAQKCSAEAARIVRDAAIEAGAPKDCIQWIEHPSIEATGALMQHPGVATILATGGPGMVKAAYSSGKPALGVGAGNAPAYVDKDVNVTRAVNDLVLSKHFDYGMICATEQAIIAHKDIYDRLVAEMKRRKAYFVNAQEKALLEQYMFGVTAYASEGAPAPKLNSTVPGKSPQYIAREAGFEIPEDATLLAAECKEVGEMEPLTMEKLAPVQAVLGANDKEQAFKMCEQMLVHGAGHTASIHTDNEELVREYGLRMHACRIIWNQPSSLGGIGDIYNSIAPSLTLGCGSYGGNSVSGNVQAVNLINVKRIARRNNNMQWFKVPSKTYFEPNAIKYLRDMSGIHRAVIVCDKVMEQLGVVDKIIDQLRLRPDAVTFRTIDYVEPEPSVETVERGAQMMREEFKPDTIIAVGGGSPMDAAKIMWLLYEHPEISFSDVREKFFDIRKRAFKIPPLGEKAKLVCIPTSSGTGSEVTPFAVITDHKTGYKYPITDYALTPTVAIVDPVLARTQPKSLACDSGFDALTHATEAFVSVYANDYTDAMALHAAKLIWDNLAPSVNEEPGEAKIHAQAKMHNAATMAGMAFGSGFLGMCHGMAHTIGALCHLIHGRTNAILLPYVVRYNGQVPQESTSWPKYSEYIAAERYQELAKELGIKSSSPAEAVEKYAQALEDYRDNKLGMDSTFQAAGVDEDYFWSILDQIGTRAYEDQCTPANPRVPQIEDMKDIAIAAYYGITQEEAHIRRVARQGEAATEEASQRGK; this is encoded by the coding sequence GTGGTTTCGGCACAGAAAAAATCATCGACGACGCAGAGCGACGAGCAGGCCAAGGTAAGCGCTGAGGCTGAAGTCGACAATCTGGTAACCCGAGCTCAATCGGCTCTGGTTGAATTTGAGAAACTTGATCAAGAGCAAGTAGACCGCATCGTGGCAAAGGCTTCAATCGCGGCTCTCAATAAGCACTTAGTACTGGCAAAGATGGCTGTTGAAGAGACCGGCCGTGGCTTGGTTGAAGACAAGGCTACTAAGAACATCTTTGCCTGCGAGCATGTCACCAACCACCTCTCGCACCAGCGCACGGTCGGCATCATTAACGAGAACGATGTAGACGGCATCATTGAGATCGCTGAGCCAGTAGGCGTTGTTGCAGGCGTTACGCCAGTTACCAACCCCACTTCAACGGCCATTTTTAAGTCGCTCATTGCTTTGAAGACCCGCTGCCCAATCGTATTCGGCTTCCACCCCTTCGCTCAGAAGTGCTCTGCTGAGGCTGCTCGCATTGTGCGCGACGCCGCTATCGAAGCAGGTGCTCCCAAGGATTGCATTCAGTGGATTGAGCATCCATCTATTGAGGCAACGGGCGCTCTTATGCAGCATCCGGGCGTGGCAACGATTCTTGCCACCGGTGGCCCCGGCATGGTCAAGGCCGCTTATTCTTCCGGTAAGCCCGCCCTCGGTGTCGGTGCCGGCAATGCTCCTGCATACGTCGATAAAGACGTGAATGTGACTCGTGCAGTCAACGATTTGGTGCTCTCCAAGCACTTCGATTACGGCATGATTTGCGCCACCGAGCAGGCCATCATTGCCCACAAGGACATCTACGATCGCCTAGTTGCAGAGATGAAGCGCCGCAAAGCCTACTTCGTTAACGCCCAAGAAAAGGCTTTGCTTGAGCAGTACATGTTCGGCGTGACTGCTTACGCCAGCGAAGGTGCTCCTGCTCCTAAGCTCAATTCCACGGTGCCGGGCAAGTCTCCTCAATACATCGCCCGCGAGGCCGGTTTTGAGATTCCTGAGGATGCCACCCTTCTTGCTGCTGAGTGCAAGGAAGTGGGCGAGATGGAGCCTCTCACGATGGAGAAGCTGGCTCCCGTTCAGGCTGTGCTTGGCGCCAACGATAAGGAACAGGCCTTCAAGATGTGCGAGCAGATGCTCGTTCATGGTGCTGGCCACACGGCGTCTATCCACACAGACAACGAAGAGCTGGTGCGCGAGTACGGCTTGCGTATGCACGCCTGCCGCATCATTTGGAACCAGCCTTCCTCCTTGGGCGGTATCGGAGATATCTACAACTCCATCGCCCCCTCACTGACCTTGGGCTGCGGCTCCTACGGCGGCAATTCCGTATCGGGCAACGTCCAAGCGGTCAACCTCATTAACGTCAAGCGGATTGCGCGGAGGAACAACAACATGCAGTGGTTCAAGGTGCCATCTAAGACTTACTTCGAGCCGAATGCTATTAAGTATTTGCGTGATATGTCAGGCATTCATCGTGCCGTCATCGTCTGCGACAAGGTCATGGAGCAGTTGGGTGTTGTCGACAAGATTATCGACCAGCTGCGTCTTCGCCCGGATGCTGTCACCTTCCGCACTATCGACTACGTTGAGCCTGAGCCCAGCGTGGAGACTGTGGAGCGCGGCGCTCAAATGATGCGCGAGGAGTTCAAGCCCGACACCATTATCGCGGTAGGCGGCGGTTCTCCTATGGACGCTGCCAAGATTATGTGGCTGCTCTATGAGCACCCAGAAATCTCCTTCTCCGATGTGCGCGAGAAGTTCTTCGACATCCGCAAGCGCGCCTTCAAGATTCCGCCGCTGGGGGAGAAGGCCAAGCTGGTCTGCATTCCTACCTCTTCGGGAACGGGCTCGGAAGTCACGCCATTCGCTGTCATCACCGACCACAAGACCGGCTACAAGTACCCCATTACCGACTATGCGCTCACTCCTACAGTGGCTATCGTCGACCCAGTTTTGGCCCGTACGCAGCCGAAGTCTCTGGCTTGCGATTCTGGCTTCGATGCTTTGACACACGCCACTGAGGCCTTTGTATCGGTGTATGCCAACGACTACACAGACGCTATGGCCCTGCATGCTGCCAAGCTCATTTGGGATAACTTGGCTCCTTCGGTCAATGAGGAGCCGGGTGAGGCAAAGATTCATGCCCAGGCCAAAATGCACAACGCAGCTACGATGGCCGGCATGGCTTTCGGCTCAGGCTTCTTGGGCATGTGCCACGGCATGGCCCACACTATCGGCGCTCTATGCCACCTGATTCACGGACGTACGAATGCTATCTTGCTGCCGTACGTGGTCCGCTACAACGGTCAGGTTCCACAGGAGTCGACGTCTTGGCCCAAGTACAGCGAATATATCGCTGCTGAGCGCTACCAGGAATTGGCAAAAGAGCTGGGCATCAAGTCCTCTTCCCCCGCTGAGGCAGTCGAAAAGTACGCTCAGGCTTTGGAAGATTATCGTGACAACAAGCTGGGCATGGATTCCACCTTCCAGGCTGCCGGTGTCGACGAGGATTACTTCTGGAGCATTCTCGATCAGATTGGTACTCGCGCTTACGAGGATCAGTGCACCCCAGCCAATCCGCGTGTGCCTCAGATCGAAGATATGAAAGATATTGCAATTGCTGCTTATTACGGCATTACTCAGGAAGAAGCCCATATCCGTCGCGTAGCGCGTCAGGGTGAGGCTGCAACTGAGGAAGCATCGCAGCGAGGCAAGTAG
- a CDS encoding ABC transporter ATP-binding protein, giving the protein MFVSVEDLGHRFTGTDTLFEHVTFTVESGQTLAVCGPSGCGKSTLMSILAGWQTPTAGVVNLDGVGRIGWVFQNPYGVAQRSALDHVVLPLLAKGERRKQAEIRAVETLRLFDLEATAMRPFSALSGGEAQRLMLARAVCSRPDLLLVDEPTAQLDTRTAHSISRVLGNLAGQGMAVVVATHDEDTRDACQSAIDLADYAPNEAKQPGAMAVELCDDTSQVTISELPTVAAEGNGRQT; this is encoded by the coding sequence ATGTTCGTGAGCGTAGAAGATTTAGGCCACCGCTTCACAGGTACCGATACTCTTTTCGAGCATGTAACTTTCACTGTTGAGTCCGGGCAAACCTTGGCGGTCTGCGGGCCTTCAGGTTGTGGTAAATCTACACTCATGTCAATTTTGGCAGGTTGGCAGACACCGACAGCGGGCGTGGTGAACTTGGATGGAGTTGGGCGAATTGGTTGGGTCTTTCAAAACCCCTACGGGGTGGCTCAGCGCTCGGCTCTGGACCATGTAGTCTTACCTCTGTTGGCTAAGGGAGAGCGGCGGAAGCAGGCGGAAATTCGCGCTGTTGAGACCTTGCGACTCTTCGATTTAGAGGCGACTGCTATGCGGCCTTTTTCGGCACTCTCAGGTGGTGAAGCCCAGCGGCTTATGCTCGCGCGTGCGGTCTGCTCTCGCCCTGACCTTTTGCTGGTAGACGAACCGACAGCTCAGCTTGATACTCGCACTGCGCATTCGATAAGCCGTGTGCTAGGTAATTTAGCAGGGCAAGGTATGGCTGTCGTTGTGGCTACGCACGATGAAGATACTCGCGATGCCTGCCAGAGCGCCATTGACCTTGCTGACTATGCTCCAAACGAGGCTAAACAACCTGGGGCAATGGCTGTGGAGCTGTGCGATGACACTAGCCAAGTAACCATATCTGAACTGCCAACTGTCGCGGCTGAAGGCAATGGGAGGCAAACATGA
- the rpsI gene encoding 30S ribosomal protein S9: protein MAENNNSSAVLEAEQNAASYTSETNSGAGTGTSAIAPGYGTGRRKEAVARVRLVPGEGKWIINGHTLEEYFPSRLHQREVNSPIVLLKLEGKFDIKVIVDGGGVTGQAGAIRLGVARALNAIDRDANRAALKKAGFLTRDSRIVERKKAGLHKARRAPQFSKR, encoded by the coding sequence ATGGCTGAAAACAACAACAGCTCCGCGGTTCTCGAAGCTGAGCAGAACGCGGCATCTTACACTTCTGAAACCAACTCCGGCGCAGGCACCGGCACTTCCGCAATCGCACCGGGCTACGGCACCGGCCGCCGCAAGGAAGCTGTCGCTCGCGTTCGCTTGGTTCCCGGTGAAGGCAAGTGGATCATCAACGGTCACACTCTGGAGGAGTACTTCCCCTCCCGCCTGCACCAGCGCGAGGTTAACTCGCCCATCGTGCTCCTGAAGCTCGAAGGCAAGTTCGACATCAAGGTCATCGTAGATGGTGGCGGCGTTACCGGTCAGGCTGGAGCAATCCGCTTGGGTGTGGCCCGTGCTCTCAATGCTATCGACCGCGATGCTAACCGCGCAGCTCTCAAGAAGGCTGGCTTCCTGACTCGCGATTCTCGTATCGTCGAGCGCAAGAAGGCTGGTCTGCACAAGGCCCGTCGCGCTCCTCAGTTCTCGAAGCGCTAA